A single Glycine soja cultivar W05 chromosome 14, ASM419377v2, whole genome shotgun sequence DNA region contains:
- the LOC114383613 gene encoding molybdate transporter 1-like, translated as MAYQNPPSIPISDPEAPEITPTPTPSTNPLANGFSAKGVANKVKNNLVFHSKWGELNGAMGDLGTYIPIVLALTLARDLNLGTTLIFTGVYNIITGAIYGVPMPVQPMKSIAAQALSDTDFGVPEIMTAGILTGGVLFVLGVTGLMQLVYMLIPLCVVRGIQLAQGLSFALTAVKYVRKIQDLPKSKSLGQRHWFGLDGLVLAIVCLCFIVIVNGAGEKSRGCCDVVESGGDDDLGGQKRRNEVVERNRTRWVRKVIFSLPSAFMVFVLGVVLAFIRRHEVVHEIKFGPSTIEVVKFSKHAWKKGFVKGAIPQLPLSILNSVVAVCKLSSDLFPGKDFSPTSLSVTVGLMNLIGSWFGAMPSCHGAGGLAGQYKFGGRSGGCVALLGAAKLVLGLVLGTSLAHILKQFPVGILGVLLLFAGIELAMCARDMNTKEDSFVTLVITAVSLVGSSAALGFLCGMVVYVLLRLRNWTKDKPLSTIWMQKRPEQV; from the coding sequence ATGGCATACCAAAACCCTCCTTCAATTCCAATCTCAGACCCTGAAGCACCCGAAATCACTCCTACTCCTACTCCTTCAACCAACCCACTAGCCAATGGTTTCTCAGCCAAAGGGGTGGCGAACAAAGTGAAGAACAACTTGGTTTTTCATTCAAAATGGGGTGAACTCAATGGTGCAATGGGTGACCTTGGCACTTATATACCAATTGTTTTGGCCTTGACCCTTGCTAGGGACCTCAACCTTGGCACCACACTGATTTTCACTGGTGTGTACAACATcatcactggtgccatttatgGGGTGCCTATGCCGGTTCAGCCGATGAAGTCCATCGCGGCCCAAGCCTTATCGGACACCGATTTCGGTGTGCCGGAGATCATGACCGCCGGCATACTAACCGGCGGGGTGTTGTTTGTTTTGGGAGTGACAGGGCTGATGCAGCTTGTGTACATGTTGATTCCTCTCTGTGTTGTGAGGGGAATCCAACTAGCACAAGGCTTGTCATTTGCTTTGACAGCAGTTAAGTATGTGAGGAAAATTCAGGACTTGCCAAAGTCTAAATCTTTGGGGCAGAGGCATTGGTTTGGGTTGGATGGGTTGGTCTTGGCCATTGTTTGTTTGTGTTTCATTGTGATTGTGAATGGGGCTGGGGAGAAGAGTAGAGGGTGTTGTGATGTTGTGGAAAGTGGTGGCGATGATGATTTGGGTGGCCAAAAGAGGAGGAATGAGGTTGTTGAAAGAAACAGGACAAGATGGGTGAGAAAGGTTATTTTCTCACTACCTTCTGCCTTCATGGTGTTTGTGTTGGGTGTTGTTTTGGCCTTCATAAGAAGGCATGAGGTGGTGCATGAAATAAAGTTTGGACCTTCCACTATAGAAGTGGTGAAGTTCTCTAAGCATGCATGGAAAAAGGGTTTTGTGAAGGGTGCAATCCCCCAACTTCCATTGTCAATTCTGAACTCTGTGGTGGCTGTTTGCAAATTGTCATCAGATTTGTTCCCAGGGAAGGATTTCTCACCCACTTCATTGTCAGTGACAGTAGGGTTGATGAACTTGATTGGTAGCTGGTTTGGTGCAATGCCAAGTTGCCATGGTGCTGGTGGACTTGCAGGGCAATACAAATTTGGTGGAAGGAGTGGTGGCTGCGTGGCACTTCTTGGTGCTGCCAAATTGGTGTTGGGGTTGGTGTTGGGAACTTCTTTGGCACACATTTTGAAGCAGTTTCCTGTGGGGATTTTAGGAGTGTTGCTTTTGTTTGCTGGAATTGAACTAGCCATGTGTGCTAGGGACATGAACACCAAGGAAGATTCCTTTGTGACTCTTGTTATCACTGCAGTTTCACTTGTGGGATCAAGTGCAGCTCTTGGCTTTTTGTGTGGAATGGTTGTCTATGTGCTTCTTAGGCTGAGGAATTGGACAAAGGATAAACCACTTTCTACTATTTGGATGCAGAAAAGACCTGAGCAAGTTTGA
- the LOC114383885 gene encoding probable ADP-ribosylation factor GTPase-activating protein AGD14 has translation MGNPKTEEERIERVIRSLLKLPENRRCINCNLLGPQYVCTTFSTFVCTNCSGIHREFTHRVKSVSMAKFTPEEVTALQAGSNERAKQIYFKEWNPLRHSYPDSCNIHKLRDFIKHVYVERRYTGESCGSSLPRIKMSEKEESFASKKSSSFRFEIISPHSSSGPRSDDKNLRYIYDESRSPRYTQKYARHTGLSRNPIKIEVVDDRFQDDERRNRRLSNIASKLKQISIDGQKNVDKSQLPVERPLGEILRENASSLQATHSCGKGSVEENLSEQKNNNPERSIDLSSKSQATHSAAGGRPELPHTTQSNESNWAIFGASTENNDPTTPDTNTSKPSTKKTASEAAIPAKNPVDLLLFELSGPVTPVTGGMSQAASGTNNDPTTTTVDNGTTWDFPSTSVGQTTASPNNTSVWSFTSTPATESAQPSNEVPLHTEVSYAYKTSSMQYVPSVSTVCSSTTQPINSPVKDVASNNQPSVTPSTNNSSWGFTEISSQTTSKPTHETRSSGRLELPEVTYLASVISFFF, from the exons ATGGGAAATCCGAAGACAGAAGAGGAAAGGATTGAAAGAGTAATTCGGAGTCTTTTAAAACTTCCAGAAAATAGAAGATGCATCAACTGCAATCTTTTg GGACCACAATATGTGTGTACAACTTTCTCAACATTTGTCTGCACAAATTGCAGTGGAATACA CCGGGAGTTTACTCATAGAGTTAAATCTGTGTCAATGGCTAAATTTACTCCAGAAGAAGTCACTGCTCTTCAAGCAGGTAGCAATGAG AGAGCAAAGcagatttattttaaagaatggAATCCTCTGCGCCATTCTTATCCCGATTCCTG TAATATACACAAACTTCGAGATTTCATTAAGCATGTATATGTGGAAAGAAGATATACTGGTGAAAGTTGTGGTAGCAGTCTTCCTAGGATTAAAATG AGTGAGAAGGAGGAGTCTTTTGCAAGTAAGAAAAGTAGTTCATTTCGTTTTGAAATCATAAGTCCTCATTCAAGTTCGGGTCCAAGAAGTGATGACAAGAATCTCAgatatatatatgatgaaagCAGAAGTCCTAGATATACACAAAAGTATGCAAGGCACACCGGCCTCTCCAGAAATCCtataaaaattgaagttgttGATGACAGGTTCCAAGATGATGAACGTAGAAATCGCAGGCTTTCAAACATAGCATCAAAGCtaaaacaaatttcaattgACGGTCAGAAGAATGTGGACAAATCCCAACTTCCCGTTGAACGTCCTTTGGGAGAAATATTAAGGGAGAATGCTTCATCTCTACAA GCCACACATTCTTGTGGCAAGGGTTCTGTTGAGGAAAATCtatctgaacaaaaaaataataatccagAAAGGTCCATTGATTTGAGTTCTAAGTCTCAGGCTACTCATTCTGCTGCTGGAGGTAGACCGGAATTACCACATACAACACAATCAAATGAAAGTAACTGGGCCATATTTGGAGCTTCAACAGAGAACAATGATCCTACAACTCCAGACACAAATACCTCGAAACCTTCAACAAAAAAGACAGCATCTGAAGCAGCAATACCTGCAAAAAATCCTGTAGACCTTTTACTTTTCGAATTATCAGGTCCTGTGACTCCAGTTACCGGTGGCATGTCACAAGCCGCAAGTGGTACTAATAATGATCCAACAACTACAACAGTAGATAATGGCACTACTTGGGACTTTCCATCTACTTCAGTAGGGCAGACAACTGCATCACCCAACAATACTAGTGTTTGGTCATTCACATCAACCCCAGCCACTGAGTCAGCACAGCCTTCTAACGAAGTTCCTCTACATACTGAAGTTTCATATGCATATAAAACATCAAGCATGCAATATGTTCCTTCTGTATCAACAGTTTGTAGTTCAACCACACAACCAATAAATTCACCAGTCAAAGATGTAGCTTCAAATAATCAG CCATCAGTTACTCCTAGTACAAATAACTCTTCATGGGGTTTTACTGAAATATCTTCTCAAACTACCTCAAAACCTACTCATGAAACCAGGTCTAGTGGAAGACTGGAACTTCCAGAGGTAACATATTTAGCCTCTGTCATTAGCTTTTTCTTTTAA